In a single window of the Anaerocolumna cellulosilytica genome:
- a CDS encoding urease accessory protein UreH domain-containing protein, with the protein MHTKDIQLSVAGMSCAHCELTIENALSDMEGVLACKSSFSKGKVFVTYNPEMVSIKEIKAAINGLDYQCVDEKITKTESFNSQTISILIILLGGYVILKHLGVFQVLNFFPQVQEGFSLGMLFLIGALTSLHCVAMCGGINLAQSINSAKTSHSALMPNILYNLGRVVSYTIIGGIVGGVGSIISIGGGFRGAVAVFAGVFMIVMGLNMLNLFPWLRRFAIRMPKFIGKKLGKNAAALKKKKGAGSSFYIGLLNGLMPCGPLQSMQLYALSAGSVFMGALSMFLFSLGTVPLMFLLGAVSTKLNKNFTEKMMFVCALLVVVLGVGMLNNGLALSGVTLPQMQATQGGMNQAVIDGKYQHVTTNIDYGTYPPITVKAGVPVQWTIVAEKGMINGCNNEIIIPEFGITVKLVEGNNVIEFLPDKAGTFGYSCWMGMIRSFIAVTE; encoded by the coding sequence ATGCATACGAAGGATATTCAATTGTCAGTTGCCGGTATGAGCTGCGCGCACTGTGAGCTGACAATTGAGAATGCTCTTTCTGATATGGAAGGGGTTCTTGCTTGTAAATCCAGTTTTTCTAAAGGAAAGGTGTTTGTAACTTATAATCCGGAGATGGTGTCCATAAAGGAAATAAAAGCTGCTATTAACGGACTGGATTACCAATGCGTGGATGAAAAAATAACGAAAACGGAAAGCTTTAATTCACAAACCATATCTATTCTTATTATATTGCTGGGGGGATATGTTATCTTAAAACATCTGGGTGTATTTCAGGTACTCAATTTTTTCCCTCAGGTACAAGAAGGCTTTAGTTTAGGTATGCTTTTTCTTATTGGTGCTCTGACCTCTCTTCATTGTGTGGCTATGTGCGGAGGCATTAATCTGGCTCAGAGTATTAATTCTGCAAAGACCAGCCATTCTGCATTAATGCCAAATATTTTATATAATTTGGGTCGAGTCGTTTCGTACACCATAATCGGTGGTATTGTTGGCGGGGTTGGAAGTATTATCAGTATCGGAGGAGGATTTCGCGGAGCAGTGGCTGTTTTTGCAGGTGTTTTTATGATTGTTATGGGATTAAATATGCTTAATTTATTCCCATGGCTTAGACGCTTTGCAATAAGAATGCCTAAGTTTATCGGTAAGAAGCTTGGTAAGAATGCGGCGGCATTAAAAAAAAAGAAAGGAGCAGGCTCTTCTTTTTATATTGGTCTGCTAAATGGCCTGATGCCCTGTGGACCACTTCAGAGTATGCAGCTTTACGCACTTTCTGCCGGAAGTGTATTCATGGGCGCACTTTCTATGTTTTTGTTTAGTTTGGGGACGGTTCCGTTAATGTTTCTTCTGGGGGCGGTCAGTACAAAATTAAATAAAAATTTTACAGAAAAGATGATGTTTGTCTGTGCACTACTGGTAGTGGTTCTAGGTGTTGGGATGCTTAATAATGGATTGGCATTATCCGGTGTTACACTGCCTCAGATGCAGGCCACCCAAGGCGGTATGAATCAAGCAGTTATAGACGGTAAGTACCAGCATGTCACAACGAATATTGATTACGGTACATATCCGCCTATTACAGTGAAAGCAGGAGTACCGGTGCAGTGGACGATTGTTGCAGAGAAAGGTATGATAAACGGTTGTAACAATGAGATAATTATACCGGAATTTGGTATAACGGTAAAGTTAGTGGAAGGCAATAATGTAATCGAGTTCTTACCGGATAAAGCAGGCACTTTTGGTTATAGCTGCTGGATGGGTATGATTCGAAGTTTCATAGCTGTGACAGAATGA
- a CDS encoding methyl-accepting chemotaxis protein, producing MKKNKQPLNRKKRITEGLRYYKEKFMNLSIKKRLNLTFLYIGAIAFLVLIIGVFNIVTIDSMLKGFYTGPFLITENVKQAQSAMKTIENNIYRAYITNKESLCYEYIQASEEEYDKVENCIQELATIPILKKGKNQEYINSLNIEIEKGNRYRNQILESAKSFDQKKIYSIYKNDYVPIWSHMLTEFEEIETFSEEYRESFMESANQKVLFSIIGFLGMFLAGTGSCIYILIGTERSITKPIDEIKEAMVEISRGQLQVEISYHSKDEMGILCEAVRKTLQRLNDYISNITYVIKQLEDKNMTIRVGIDYEGGFAPIKISLDNTASTLQEVIRLLFQSAKEMTLGADQIAQAAKVVADGSEEQSQAINRLSGQLNEIALMVNKNAKEAADVYTISIDTVEAAKLGDGQIKILVNAMTAISAHAGKISQVIAVVEEIADQTNFLSLNASIEAARAGSAGRGFAIVASEIGKLATESREAVKSTTNLIESTVQAIQEGVALANETSENFKNIVQASLKTNQVMDKIADNAKEEAGQLNTSMEYLQQIAAIIETNSDAARESSAMSEEFISQAEILEQLLGQYTIL from the coding sequence ATGAAGAAAAATAAGCAGCCGTTAAATAGGAAAAAAAGAATAACAGAGGGCTTAAGATATTATAAGGAAAAATTTATGAATTTATCCATTAAGAAGAGGCTTAACCTAACTTTTCTATATATTGGTGCCATTGCCTTTCTGGTGCTAATCATTGGTGTGTTTAATATAGTAACAATTGACAGCATGTTAAAAGGGTTTTACACTGGGCCCTTTCTAATTACAGAAAACGTAAAGCAGGCTCAGTCCGCTATGAAAACCATTGAAAATAATATCTACCGTGCATATATAACGAATAAAGAAAGTCTTTGTTATGAATACATTCAAGCGTCTGAAGAAGAATATGACAAGGTGGAGAACTGCATTCAGGAATTAGCCACTATACCTATATTAAAAAAAGGAAAAAATCAAGAATACATAAACAGCCTAAATATAGAGATAGAAAAAGGCAACCGCTATCGAAATCAGATTCTAGAGAGTGCCAAGTCTTTCGACCAGAAAAAGATATACAGTATCTATAAAAACGATTATGTACCCATATGGAGCCATATGTTAACTGAGTTTGAAGAAATTGAAACCTTTTCCGAAGAGTACCGTGAATCTTTCATGGAAAGTGCAAATCAAAAAGTTTTGTTTAGTATTATAGGATTCCTTGGTATGTTTCTGGCCGGAACTGGCAGTTGCATATATATCCTTATAGGAACAGAACGTAGTATAACAAAGCCAATAGATGAAATAAAAGAGGCAATGGTTGAAATATCGCGGGGACAGCTTCAAGTAGAGATATCGTATCATTCTAAGGATGAGATGGGGATTTTATGTGAGGCAGTACGGAAAACACTTCAGAGGCTTAATGATTATATTTCAAATATTACGTATGTTATTAAGCAGTTAGAAGATAAAAATATGACGATTCGGGTGGGTATTGATTATGAAGGTGGATTTGCACCTATAAAAATATCTCTGGATAATACTGCATCGACGCTTCAGGAGGTAATCAGGTTGTTGTTCCAGTCTGCGAAAGAAATGACTCTTGGAGCAGACCAGATTGCACAGGCTGCCAAAGTTGTAGCAGATGGCAGCGAAGAGCAGTCACAAGCAATCAACAGACTGTCGGGACAGTTAAATGAAATAGCTTTAATGGTAAATAAAAACGCAAAGGAAGCTGCGGATGTGTATACTATATCCATAGATACTGTTGAAGCTGCAAAATTGGGAGATGGACAGATAAAAATCCTCGTAAATGCTATGACAGCAATTTCTGCCCATGCAGGTAAGATATCTCAGGTTATTGCAGTAGTAGAAGAGATTGCAGATCAGACAAACTTCCTGTCTTTGAATGCTTCTATTGAAGCGGCTAGAGCAGGCAGTGCAGGCAGAGGTTTTGCCATAGTAGCTTCCGAAATAGGTAAATTGGCTACAGAGAGCAGAGAGGCTGTAAAGTCAACAACCAATCTAATAGAAAGTACAGTGCAAGCCATACAAGAAGGGGTAGCGCTTGCAAATGAAACTTCTGAAAATTTTAAAAATATAGTTCAGGCTTCTTTAAAAACCAATCAGGTAATGGATAAGATAGCAGATAATGCCAAAGAGGAAGCTGGACAGCTCAATACCTCCATGGAATATTTACAGCAGATAGCTGCTATCATAGAAACGAATTCAGATGCGGCAAGAGAGAGTTCTGCGATGAGTGAAGAATTCATTAGTCAGGCTGAGATCTTGGAGCAATTGCTGGGACAATACACCATCCTATAA
- a CDS encoding DUF2318 domain-containing protein: MSNNKKNTGNKNTLLLVTAAVVAVLAVVVVFLNPGVQKDTTKLVATKADDNNNKETESTTENTSEIADARGFSVNEDGDVVIQIADITDQASFYEYDADGTAVGLFAVKASDGTIRTALNTCQVCNGSPYAYFEQNADKVQCQNCGNMFNLDMIEQERGGCNPVPISDGEKIAEDNEIIIPASYLNENAQYFKNWKKF; this comes from the coding sequence ATGTCGAATAATAAGAAAAACACGGGTAACAAAAATACATTACTGTTGGTTACCGCAGCAGTGGTAGCAGTTTTGGCAGTAGTTGTAGTATTTCTTAATCCTGGTGTTCAAAAAGACACAACAAAACTAGTAGCGACAAAAGCAGATGACAATAATAATAAAGAAACGGAAAGTACCACTGAAAATACTTCTGAAATTGCAGATGCTAGAGGATTTTCAGTGAATGAGGATGGCGATGTGGTAATCCAAATTGCAGATATTACGGACCAGGCATCCTTTTATGAATATGATGCTGATGGAACTGCGGTGGGTCTATTTGCGGTGAAAGCCAGTGACGGTACAATTCGTACAGCTTTAAATACCTGTCAGGTATGTAATGGAAGCCCTTATGCATATTTTGAACAAAATGCTGATAAAGTACAATGTCAGAACTGCGGTAATATGTTTAACCTTGATATGATAGAGCAGGAACGCGGCGGTTGTAATCCTGTTCCTATAAGTGACGGAGAGAAGATAGCGGAGGATAATGAAATTATTATTCCGGCAAGCTATCTTAACGAAAATGCACAGTACTTTAAGAACTGGAAGAAGTTTTAA